CCCTCCCTCCTCGTTCCAACTCACCTTCATTACTGATGATGGGGTTCGAGTCGAGTGACAGGCGTGCCGTCCAATCACCTCGCAGCTCATAGCGGAACGATGCAATGCGGCGGCTGATGTCCTGGTGAGGCGTGGCCTGGAGGAAGAGGGCTACCTTCTCGCCGGGCAAGCGGCTGAAGCAGCGCACCCGGGGTGGGGGAGACGTCTCCAGACGGTCCCCTACCAGGAGCTCCAGGACCCCGTCTCTCTCCAAGTAGAGCTGGGCCCCGTGGAAGTGCTCCGAGGGCTTGACGCAGGCCGTGATTAGGCCTGAGCTGCTGCCCCCCGGTCCCACTGCCGCAGAAGTCAACCTGGGGGACAGGGTGAGGCGAAGCGCCCCCTTAGGGTAGAGCCAGTCCAGAGCACCCTCCGAGCAGTGGAGAGAGATCTGCTCCACACTGCCTGGCTGCTGGGACAGACCACTgtgggatggaaagagggagagagagaaaagggagaccAAGTTACATAATTGGACTTCCTCGCCTATAACCTCCAAGCTAGACAGACTCGTCTTCAGAAGTTGTCCTCTTGGCTAAAATTGGAGTCACCAGCGTGTCACTTTCTAGGATGTGGTGCAATTTTTATaaaccaatgatgtatataaaccctggatgactAACAGGGGGCGCTGTATTGAGTCCACCGCATAGCCATCTTGGTACTATTCAttgtaacaaaaaaaaatctggaagctatataaatgcatttattgatgtctacatttgtttttgacaCATTTTTATATTACAGACACTGTAATGCacacttttaaattatattatatgaGCTAAACATAAAttaaaaatcacatttatttattattttagtgatgttactgtccccactggCCACAAAAAAATGTTTGTCCTTGATAACTGAAAtgctgtagaattccattcattcctatggaggactgctccaaATGGGGAGTGCCAATATCGCTGCCAGGAGGCTTCAAAGCCTCGTCAATGTCCAATTCTATCATCatcaatccagggtttatatacatcattggtcgAAACCCATTACGGAAATTGCACTGAACATTGCAGGATGAGTGGTTTGGGTATACGCTTTAGATGTGGGCAACTTTGAGAGGGACTGAGGGAAAGCttgaaaaataataaataaacaaatcatTCTGGCTAAAATGGATGAGAACAGATTAACCTTTTCAGCTGGAGATTTTCATTGCAGTGCGTTTCACTTATTTTAAGTGCATCCTTTGAAAACGATTAAAACATGCTTTCAAAATACACATTGAACTGAGGTATCCATTTGCATTCAAAAAGAAGTAGCGCTACCTATTGGTCACCAAATGCGGCCGTCAGTGCCATTTAAAAATGTGTCTGACTTTACATAGTGTAGGTCATTTCATCTATAAAACATGGCCTAGAATTTGGTTTTATAAAATTAATATTAAATCATCCTTTTCCAAATAACGACAAGTAATTTCCCCTGTGCACACATAAAACCGTTATAATAACGgcataactctctcctctctcttgctcactctgCAAGACTGCAACCCAAGGCGCAATACTTTGTTGCAAGACACTGGAAACATTTAATTGCGCCCAAAACCTGTATCAACTTGTTTCAACTAAGGTAGAACCGGAACAAAACGTTATTTTGCACTTAACTATATAAAACAATGTGAATGGTTCTCCATAAAACAAATGAAACTTGAATAAACCGTTATAAAAGTTATACTTGCCTCCCTCGCCAGCTGCATTGGTCTTCGGAATAACTGGACACAGCGCTATCAAAAATGGGTAATAGCAGGATCCAAACTTTGTAAATCCAAGAAATAGCCATTTCCTTCGGTAGGTGTTACgacttagattttttttttaaagttaatgTTCCAAAGATGCCGTCCCTTCAACCTTTACGCATGGGAATCTCCACTATTCCTATCTACTCTAATTGTATTTAGCTTTTCTCGACAACCTCCATAGCGTGGTAGCCTCCTTTTCTCGATGAAAAGACAAGATACTTTCAGTTACACTTTTAAACGGACTGTCCCTACTTTTACTCTGCCTCCCTGATGGTAGTGCGTAAAGAGAAGAGTCGTCTGAAGTTTTTGCCCGTGAGCACAAGTTGGTCGACCAATCAGAGTTGGAGAGGAGAAACTTTAAACCACTCATACGATAGAAGGGGAGGGGGTGTGAGCAATTGCCCGTAACATAAGAAGAATGATCTATCAGTATGCAAGAACAAGCCTTGTTGGTAATAGATAGGCGGCAATTTACCATTGTGTCAAACAAGCATgtacaaagaagaagaaaaaaatgagTTGCACGGGCACAAATATGAACCTCCTTTGTTGAAGTGTGAAGGCACTGTCCTCATATTTCCTCTCTCATATTATGAGCAAACACAGGGTTAAAGCGAAATTCTTCACTTGAAAGTTCTTGACAATAGGCCTACATGTATTAGAGCCCTTCCTCCTCAAAAGTAGAAAATAAAACCTGGTTCAGTGGAAAATATGAATGATTCCACCATGTACAGAAAGGCGTTTAGATAATAGTGACCACTATAAAATATAATAGCGTTTCTCTGAGCTTTGCTGCTTGAACCCCTAAAATGTGCAGGTTAGAAGCACAACCAAGACGGACAGAAA
This window of the Oncorhynchus clarkii lewisi isolate Uvic-CL-2024 chromosome 16, UVic_Ocla_1.0, whole genome shotgun sequence genome carries:
- the LOC139368168 gene encoding meteorin, with translation MAISWIYKVWILLLPIFDSAVSSYSEDQCSWRGSGLSQQPGSVEQISLHCSEGALDWLYPKGALRLTLSPRLTSAAVGPGGSSSGLITACVKPSEHFHGAQLYLERDGVLELLVGDRLETSPPPRVRCFSRLPGEKVALFLQATPHQDISRRIASFRYELRGDWTARLSLDSNPIISNEGACRPCNNTELLMAVCTSDFVVRGNIKAVDEDSELRAAVIKVSATRVFRQKYTLFTGTGRLTRMGEIRTLLQCGVRPGVGSFLFTGRVHFGEAWLGCAPRYKDFLQAYAQAKLAQQLPCEMAVD